ATGTGTATGGCGACGTTCGGGATCAGCAGCACGTCGCGGTCCACGCTCACAAGGTGGCTCCTTACGGCGCCGCCCTCGCGCACCAGCACGCGGCCCGCAACGGAAAGCGGCCGGTCCAGCCACGTGGAGTCGATCATGCCGCCGTAGCCCTCCACGTTCAGGCGCAGGTACTCGCCCGGCCCCACGAGCTCCGGCACGGACTTCACCTTGTACGTGGGAGAGTCCGTGTGCGAGGCGCACATCTGGAAGTGGTAGCGGTCGAGTTCCTCGCCCACGCGCCACGCGATGAGGCTCGAGCCGTTCCGCACGGTGTAGTACATGCCGCCGCGCTCGAGGTGCCACGCGTCGCCTTCCGGCAGGTACGTCGCGCCCGCGCGGTCCAGGTAGCCGCGAATCGTCGCGACGGAGTGGAACATGCTCGGGCTCCGCCGTATGAACTCCACCAGCTCGCGGGACGCTTCCACATCCTCTTGCGTCACCTCGCGGTACCGCGTCGCCTCTAGCTCCCGCGTCGCCCCGTCCAACGTTTCGCCCTGCATAGCCGCTCCCATTCTGACAAGTCCAACGGACGTCTCTGTGACCACCCGAGTATACGCGCAACCGCACCCTCTCCCCTCCGCGCGCTACCATGATGGAATGACACGCAGCCACGGCCAGACAACGCATAAGCGAGGAGGGACGATGCCACGCTTTCTGTTCGCATCGGATTCGTTCAAGGGCACGCTGAGCTCCGCCCAGACGGCAGAGCTCCTTGCCGCCTCGGCGCGACGGCACTTCCCCGGCTGCCGCACGCAAGCCATCCCCATGGCAGACGGCGGAGAGGGCACCGCACGGGCGCTCGCCCTCGCACAGGGTGGCCGCATGGTGCACTCAGCGGCGCACGACGCCCTCGGCAGGCCGATCGTGGCCTCCTACGCGCTCCTCCCCCACGGGCGCGCCGTGATAGAGATGGCCGCGGCGGCGGGCCTTCCCCTCGTGGCGCCTGCAGAGCGCGACGTTGAGGCCGCAAGCACCGCGGGCGTGGGCGAGCTCGTCAAGGACGCGCTCGACCGCGGCGCGCGCGACGTCACCATCGCCCTCGGCGGCAGCGCCACAAACGATGGCGGCATGGGCTGCATGCGCGCGCTGGGGTTTCGCCTGCTTGGCGCCGGGCGAGAAGAGCTTGCCGGCCGCGGCGGAGACCTCGCGCTGGTCCGCGCCATCGACTGCTCCCATGCGGACGCGCGCCTTTCGCGAACGAGCTTCACCGTGATGTGCGACGTGGACAACCCGCTCCTGGGACCCGACGGCGCCGCGCGCACGTTCGCCCCGCAGAAGGGTGCGGACGCCTCGTGCGTGAAGCGGCTGGAGCGTGGCATGGAAAACTACGCCCGTGTGCTCGAGCGCACGTTCGGCAAAGGCTTCGACGTGCCCGGTGCCGGCGCCGCCGGCGGCATGGGAGCCGGCTGCCTCGCGTTTCTGGGCGCCCGCGCCGAGCCGGGCGTCGAGCGCGTGCTTTCGCTCGTGGGCTTCGACCGGCTGCTTCAAGACGCGGACCTCGTGGTCACGGGCGAGGGACGCCTCGACGCCCAGACGGCCCGCGGCAAGGTCGTCGCCGGGGTAGCCGCCGCGTGCGCCCGGGCGGGCGTGCCATGCGTGGCCGTCGTCGGCTCCGTGGAGCCCGGTGCCACGCCGCCGGCGGGCGTCACGGCGACCTTCCCCACCACAAGCGGCCCCATGACCCTGGACTACGCGCTCGCCCACGCCACCGAGCTCTATGCCCAGACGGCGGAGCGGCTCTTCTCGGCCCTTGCCGCAGGCGCCAGCCTTGGCGCGCGCGAGCCCACGCCGTCGGCCTCGGCCATGGCCGTGCCCGCACCGGCGCCGGCTCGCCGCGCGGTGCCGCCGCGCTAAACTGCTACCCTAGGGAGACCGACCCGCCACGCCGCGACGGAGGCGCGGC
This sequence is a window from Parafannyhessea umbonata. Protein-coding genes within it:
- a CDS encoding glycerate kinase, whose translation is MPRFLFASDSFKGTLSSAQTAELLAASARRHFPGCRTQAIPMADGGEGTARALALAQGGRMVHSAAHDALGRPIVASYALLPHGRAVIEMAAAAGLPLVAPAERDVEAASTAGVGELVKDALDRGARDVTIALGGSATNDGGMGCMRALGFRLLGAGREELAGRGGDLALVRAIDCSHADARLSRTSFTVMCDVDNPLLGPDGAARTFAPQKGADASCVKRLERGMENYARVLERTFGKGFDVPGAGAAGGMGAGCLAFLGARAEPGVERVLSLVGFDRLLQDADLVVTGEGRLDAQTARGKVVAGVAAACARAGVPCVAVVGSVEPGATPPAGVTATFPTTSGPMTLDYALAHATELYAQTAERLFSALAAGASLGAREPTPSASAMAVPAPAPARRAVPPR